In the Coraliomargarita sinensis genome, GCTCTCCGAGGAAGCCGTTGCCATCCTGAAGGATAACCTCGACGCACTGCGCGCGATTGAACCGGGACAGGCCTGGAGCAAGGACACGCAGAAATTCATCGAGCAAAAAATCAGCAGTGAGCCGAAGACCAACCAACTCCGCCTCACCCGCAAAAAGACGGGCTGGCTGGAACTGACTGACGCGGTCCGCAGCGCACGCAAGGTGCTCCTGGATTCCCTCTATGCCGATGCCCTTGAGCAGAGCCTCGAACGGGCGCGCGGACTTTATCACTTCGTAGAGCAGTACGAATCGGTCTACGCGGAGCTGGTGCGCAACGCCGGCCTGATCAGCTTCGCCGATATCACCACCGTACTGGCCGAGCGCGCCGGCGATGCCGACACCCTCGACGCACTCGATTGGCGCACCCAGGTCGCCTACCGGATCGACCAGCGCTTCGATCACTGGCTGCTCGACGAATTCCAGGATACCAGCCGCACCCAATGGGCCATCCTCAAAGCCTTTATCGAGGAAGTCCTCATGGACGACGCGGCCCGCCGCTCGTTCTTCTATGTGGGTGATACCAAACAAGCCATCTACGGCTGGCGCGGCGGTGAAGCCGAGCTCTTCCGCGAGATCTCCGACTACTACGATTCGATCACGGAAGCCCCGCCCCTGACCGACTCCTGGCGCTCCACGCAACCGGTCATTGAGATGGTCAATCAGGTCTTTGCCGAGGTCGACACAGTGGCGTCAGAACTGAAGCTCCCGCAGGCCACCGTCGCCAAATGGCAGCTCGGCTGGAACGAACACCATGTGGCCGAACCCATCCGTGAACGGGTCGGCTACGGCGCCTGGCATGCCGTCGAGGACGACCCCGAAAGCGAGTATCCGCCCCAGCACGAGGAAGTTCTCAGAATTCTTGAAGAGGTCGACCCGCTCGAACGCGGCATCGAATGCGCCGTCCTGCTGCGCAAAAACGACGACGTCGCCGCACTCGCGGCCTATCTTCAGTCGAAGGGGCTCCCCGTTGCCGTCGAGGGCAAGTCCAACCCCTGCACCGATAATTTGCTCGGCAGCGCCGTGCTGGCCGCCCTGCGGACCGTGGCCCATCCGGGCGACACCCTGGCCGCAGCTGTCGCGCGTGGCCTGCCCTGCGCCAAGTCCTGGGGTATCGATAACCTGGATACATTTCGCGAACAGAGCCTGCAATCGATCGCCGAGGACGGCTTTGCACCAACGATTCAAAAGTGGATCGAGCTCGCCCTTGAGCATGCGACCTCGTCTCCCGAATCCCGTATCCCACATCCCAGATCCCAGATCTCAAACGAACCCTTCCTTCGCGAACGCGGGGAAACTCTGGTCTCCGCCGCCGAGGCCTTTGATATCGGCAATGCCAACCGCGAGGGCATCGACGCCTTCATCGCCCACATCGAAAGCCTGGAGATTCAGGAAGCCGAAAGCACCGGCGCGATTCGTATCATGACCGTTCACCAGGCCAAAGGCCTTGGTTTCGACATGGTTGTGGTCGGCGGGCTCGACCGAAGCGGACGCAGCGGCACTGCTGACGAGCTTGTGCTCGGCCCCGGGAAGGAAAATCCGCACTGGGGCCTGCTGATGCCACGCAAGGACATCGCCGAACAGGATCCACTGCTGCGCGCGTTAAACGAACGCATCACCGCCGAGGCCAAAACGAACGAACTCTGCAGCGCCTATGTCGCCCTGACCCGTGCCAAGCGGGCGGTCTACGTCGTCAGCGACGCGCTCGAGGATAAAAGCAAAGCCAGCCACTTCGGCCGTCATTTACAGCTCACCCTTGAGGAGAACTGGGAGCGGGGCGACCGGGAGTGGTTCAAGCTTTGAGTTCTAGCAGACCGCACACAAAAGTGAATGGACCCGCCCGTGATACTTCACCGCTCAAATCAAACGACACTATTTTATGAAAGCCTCCATCCTATTTCTTTTTGCCTTGTTGCTTGGTCTGTCCACAGCCGAAGCATCCGAATCCCTGAGGGCATCATTTCAAAATCCGCCGGAATCGGCCCGGGCCCACACCTGGTGGCACTGGATGAATGGGAACGTCACACGTGAAGGCATCACGGCCGATCTCGAGGCGATGGCGGCGGGCCATCTGGGTGGCGCGACTATCTTCAATATCGCGGGGCCACATCACAATAGTCACATCCCCCAAGGCGAGGCGGACTACCTGGGTCCGGTCTGGCTTGACAGGATCGAGCACGCCGCCAACGAGGCCGAGCGACTGGGTTTGACTTTGGGCATGCACAATTGCGCGGGTTGGTCCACCACCGGCGGGCCATGGGTCACGCCGGAACTGGGTATGCAACAGCTCGTCAGTTCCGAGCGATTGGTCGAAGGTGGACAAAAGCTCGAGATTCAGCTGCCACGCCCCCCGGTCACACTCAATTTCTACCGAGACGTGGCGCTCTTCGCCATCCCGGCCGATGCGGATTCCGATTACCGCCTGCCAAAATGGCAGGCCAAGGCAGCACAGCGGGCTACTCGTTCCAACCGTCAACCCGACCTGAGCCCGATTCCGGAAGGTGCCTCTATCCCTTACAATGCGATCATCGAACTGACGAGTCAGTTAAACGCAGAAGGCCGGCTCACCTGGGAGGCACCCGCCGGGAAGTGGAAACTGATCCGTATGGGACACACGCCCACCGGAATGACCAATCGCCCGGCACCGGCGGCGGGAACCGGGCTTGAAATCGACAAGCTTCGCCGCGACGCGGTGGACCTGCATTGGAATCAGGGCATCCAGCCGATCCTGGATCGCTTGGGCAAGAAAGCAGGCCCCGTCTTTAATGAGATTCTCATCGATAGCTATGAAGCGGGCCTGCACCACTGGACACCGAAGATGCGGGACGAGTTTGAGCAGCGGCGTGGTTACGACCCGGGGCCCTACCTGTTGGCACTGACGGGGCGGGCTATTGAGAGCGGCGGACATACGGGGCGCTTCTACTGGGATTTTCGGCGCACCGTCGCCGACCTCTTTAACGAAAACTACTACGGCTACATGGCGGAGCTCTGTCATGCCCGCGGCCTTCAATTTGCCGCCGAGCCCTACACCTCGACCTTCGAGGGCATGCAGGTGGGGAGTCGTGCGGATGTGCCCATGGGCGAGTTCTGGGTAAATGGGAGCTACCTCTTCTCGCTTCGCATGGCGGCCTCGATCGCCAATACGACCGGCAAAAAGATTGCGGGGGCCGAGGCCTTCACCGCAAGTCCGGAGATCGGACGCTGGCAAAACCATCCCGCCAGCCTAAAACAAGTCGGCGACCTTGCCTGGACCCTGGGCATCAATCGATACATCCTCCACGGCTGGGTTCACCAACCCTGGCTCGATCTGGTGCCAGGGATGACCATGGGCCAATATGGCAGCCACTTCGGGCGCACGAATACCTGGTGGAAACCGGGGCACGAATGGCTGGCTTACATCCAGCGCGCCCAATTTTTGCTCCAGTCGGGACACGCGGTGAAAGACGTCCTTTGCTTTGCCGGCAATGCCGCTCCGAACAATTCCGTCTACCGGCGCGACCTGGATGCCGCCGGCTACGGCTACGATTCCTGCAGCACGGAGGCCTTCCTTTCGCTGGAGGTGGAGAACGGCGAACTGGTGCTGCCGAGTGGCGCGCGCTACAAGTTGCTATTCCTCCGGCAGGATGGTTTCCATACTCCGGAGTTCGCCCGCAAGCTGCGCGACCTCGTCGCAGCCGGTGCCCGGGTTTACGGGCCGCGCCCCAGTCACAGCCCGAGCCTGAAAAACTTCCCCGACTCGGAGAAGGAAGTCGCCACCATCGGCAAGACGCTCTGGGGTGATGCGGGATCGGGCTTCGGCGTGCTCAACAACTACGGCAAGGGATACGTCTATGATGGCTTCCCGCTGGTGGAAGCCCTGCAAGCCATGAATGTCGAGCCACAGGTCGGTTTGCCTGAGGGGCTGACCTGGACCCATCGCCGCACCGAATCGACGGAAATTTTCTTTATCAGCAATCAGTCGGAGCAAATGATTTCGGGCGAAGTCGACTTCCGTGTCAATGGACGCGTCCCGGAGCTCTGGGACGCGGAATCGGGTGCCCAGCATGTGCCCATCTCATGGCGCGAGCGAAGGGGCAGGACTTATTTGCCTCTGAAACTCGCCCCGGGGAAATCCGTCTTTGTCGTCTTCGAACAAGAAGGGAGCCCTCCGGAAACGGATATTACCAAGATCGAAGGACCGGCCGGAACGGCGAGAGGATCCGACTACCACACGGGCCAGACCGGGACGATTCGTTTCTGGGATAAAGGAACCTACACCTTGTATGGCGCCAAAGGAGAGACCACAGAGATGCGGGTGGATGCGATCGGCCCCGGTCAGACGATCAGAGGGCCCTGGAAGGTTCATTTTCAAAGCGGGGCAAAGACACCGGCGGCCACCGAAATGGATCAACTCTTCGCTTGGGAAGAACATGATGACCCGGCGATCCGTTACTTCTCGGGAACCGGGCACTACCGCACAAAATTTCAATATGACGGATCGGCGAATGAACCGGACAAGGAGGTCTGGCTCGATCTGGGCGAGGTCCACGTCATCGCTGAGGTGACATTGAATGGTCAAGCGCTTCGCACCCTCTGGCATCCCCCCTATCGGGTCGAAGTCACCGATGCGCTCCGCGACGGAAATAACACACTTGAAGTCTCGGTCAGCAACCTCTGGATCAACCGCCTGATCGGGGATGCCAAATTCGAGGAGGATGTCGAGTGGAGCGACAAGTCGCTCAAGCGCTGGCCGGACTGGTTGCGCCACCCGTCCGAGCGCCCCTCCGAGCGCAGCACCTTCGCCACCTGGAAGCACTGGGGTCCGGACGATGCCTTGCGCCCGTCCGGGCTCGTCGGCCCGGTGAAGCTGCGCGAGGCAAGGATGGTTGAGGTCCGAAAATAGCGAATCGATTTCCTGGAATGTGAATCAAAGCTTCCCGGTTTCAACATTGGGACACCGCTAAGCATTACTGTTTAAAGTGAATCCAGCTTAGCTGGAGACCGCTTATTTTAACTTACAGACGCTTATATTTTGCTCTTTTGCACTCGGCCAGGGTTCAAACTCAGACTTCAGCGATGAGCGTAGAAAATTCAGAATACTTTGGGCCAGAAGGCTACGCCATGATTGGTGCTGCATTTGAAGTTCACCGCGAGCTGGGAGGAGGTATGAGCGAGGAAATTTACCAAGAGAGCTTTGAACTCGAATTGGGGTTCCGGTCGATCGAGTTCATTCCGAAAGGTGAACTACAACTATACTACAAGGGACATTTGCTGGAAAAGAAATATTATCCCGACCTGCTCGTATCCGGTGAGATCATCACCGAATTGAAAGCAGTCAAAGCGCTAAATCCCGAGCATGAGCGGCAGCTTTTGAATTACATGCGCATCACTCGCAAAGCGGTCGGCTATTTGGTAAACTTCGGCCCGCTGGATAAGTTGGAGTGGAAACGTTACATGCTAAAAGAATATATCCCAAAGTGAGATGAAGGATTTTCGTCAACGCTTTTTCAATAAGCGTTGATAAGGGATCATAAGCGGTCTCCAGCTACGCTGGATTTTTTTATTCTGACGAACAGTATCTCAATCCTGGTGGCCTTCGTCGCATCGTGCCATATGTTTTCATGGCGTTATTCTTTCCTTGGCGGGTTACAGGCCATGGTCTTGAATAACGATGAAATCTGAAACGATCTGTCCAAGCGCAGCACCTTCGCCACCTGCAAACACTGGGGGCCGGTGACTCTGCACGAGGCGAGGATGGTTCCGGTGGAAAATACGACCTCTTCGATTCAAAAATTAGGAAAAGCCGCTCCGATTTGAACAGGCATGTCGTTTTCCACATCGATAAAATGCCGTTTTCTGGGTAGTACGAATTTTGAAAGGCTTCGGTTAATCAACTGAATTATCGTGGCCTCGGTTCTGAGAACCGGGGCGATCCGCAACGACCCCGAAACAGAGTTTGCTACGCCATCTCCGTAAGAACTCCGTCGAGGCCACGCGCTAACTCGTCGATAACAACAGGCCTTCTTTGATCGGGTAGAAGCATCCGTAAAAACACGACTTTCAATACTCTCCTCCTTGGACAAGGTGTCTGTTTCATTGCTTGGACTTTCTTCTATTATCTCTGCGTTAACAGCGGAGACAGAAAAGATATTGGTCCAAAGGGTCCCGTCAATTTGGAGGGAACCCGCTTGGCTTGTCGCTCATGCGGCTCCCGCAACTGCCTGAATTCACCCCTAAATTTGTTAGGCGCCCCTCTATGGAGAAAGCGACAAGAGTGTCGCTTCTACTTTTGACGCTCCGCGTAGCTCTGCGCTGACTCTCCGCTCTCTGCGGTCGAGATCAGTGCTTCTTGATCAACGCGATTGCTTCCTCGGCAAAGCGCTGGCCGAGTGCCTTGTAGCCGGCCCCGTTGTAATGGAGGCCGCCGCCGGATGTGCCGGGGCCACCGCCATTCATTTCATCGGTGTCGACCCAGGCGCCCCGCGGATCCGACTCCGCAATCGCCATCTGGATCTCGCGGATCTTCGTCCAATGCGGATATTTGGCATTCTCCATATCAAAATCGCTGATCCGTCCGAGGACGAAATTGATTTCGGAGCGATCCAGATCCTTCTTCAGCTGATCCAGGATGCCCCGGAAACTCTTGGCGTAGACTTCGGAAAGGCCTTCCCGGGCATCCCGTTCCCCTTGCATCCAGATGAAAGTGACCGTGTCGTAGCTTTTCCCCTCGGTCGCGTTTTTAACCGCCTCCATCAGGTCCGTATATTTTTTACCAAGGGTCTCCAAGTCCCTCCCCTTGATCTCCCGCTTGTCCGGGTATTTGTAATCGTAATACCATTTGCGGATCGGTGCGCCTTTCTGAGCATCCTTGACCACGGTAACATTTTCCGCGCCGAAGGCTTTTTCCACCGCAGGCGTGAAAGTCAGCTCCGGCTTCAGAGCCGCCATGTTCGATTGACCGGAGAGGATGAAGAGGTGCTTTTCTTTAGCCGAGACGGAGCCGACGAGGACTAAAGAGAGAAGAACGAGCGGGGATAATTTAGGCATGGTGAAGACGTTGGACGGTAATTTTAAAACTACAAAAAATCCCCGTGCTCTCGAGCGCGGGGATTTTGAAAATCTTATAACCTGTTGCTTATTATCGACGGCGAAGCATGACTGAAGCCAAGCCGAGGAGACCGGCGAGCAGAGCAAAGGTCGAAGGCTCAGGAACGGCAGCCGTGTCAAAGGCAACTTGGCTAAAAGTGGAGCGGCCTGCAGTACCTCTTACCGATTTCAAAACGAACCAATCTCCAGCAACAGCACCATCGATTTCAAAGAATGCCCAGTCATAACCATCGTCGTCATGGGTCAGAAGTCCGGAGTTTGCAGCGGTAAGCACGGCACCGCCAGTTCCTCCATCCCTCTGTTCAAGAAAATAGGTCTGGGTTCCGGATCCGAAAGTATCAAACATGATGGATACACCGAGGGTCTGGCCATCAAGCGCAGATCCATCAATCTGAAACCAAAACAGGTCACGATCGTCAGTGCCGCCGTAAAAGCCGGAACGTGCGTCATCGATCCCGGTGGGGTCTGTCGGGTCATCAACATAGCCGAATGGATTGCCGCCACCAGATTTATTATAGTTGGTAATGTAAGCTGGAAGACTGGTTCCAGCACGACCATCGTAACCATCAGTGCCTATGATGTTGTCACCATCCACATCGAAGGTCTTAACCGGCGTTGGATTACGCCAGCCGAAAGAATCCGGTTCTGTGGGCAAAGATTCTGTTTTCGGATCTACGTTTTCCTGCTCGCCACTGTAGGTAATGCTTGCTTGCGCATTAGCATTACCAATTGCTGCAAAAAGCCCAAATCCAGATAAAACCAAGGCTAGTGAGGTTTGTTTTTTCATAATGATTCTCCTGTTGAAGAATGAGATGTTAGGGAGGGGTTGTTGTATCCTAATTGCTCAATGATAGGGGTCATCATTTGGCGAATTATTGTGTTTCGCAAATTAAAAAAAAGATTTTAACCTGTCTCAATTTAAATCAGCTTAAGTCTGTGCCGGGAGTATTACACAAACCAGCATCGCCCGGCGTGAGACAAACACGGAAGTTGGCCGAAGCTTTTTGGCTGCGATTCCCAACTTTGAGGTAGTCACCCTAGAAAAGCGAGAGGCGTGTCGCTTCTACCTTTAAAGCTCCGCGCCACTCGGCTGCCCTCTGCGGTTAGGATCTGTGCCGCTTGATCAACGCAATGGCTTCCTCGGCGAAGCGCTGGCCGAGCGCCTTGTAGCCGGCTCCGTTGTAATGGAGGCCGCCACCGGATGTGCCGGGGCCACCGCCATTCATTTCATCAGTGTCGACCCAGGCGCCCCGCGGATCCGACTCGGCAATCGCCATCTGGATCTCGCGGATCTTCGTCCAGTGCGGATATTTGGTATTCTCCATATGAAAATCGCTGATCCGCCCGAGGACGAAATTGATTTCGGAGCGATCCAGATCCTTTTTCAGCTGATCCAGAATGCCACGGAAACTCTCAGCGTAGACTTCGGAAAGGCCCTCCCGGGCATCGCGTTCACCCTGCATCCAGATGAAGGTGACGGAATCGTAGCGTTTGCCTTCGGTCGCGCTTTTCACCGCGGCCATTAGATCCCTGTATTTGTAGCCCAAGCTAGCGGCCAGCTTTCCCTTGATCTCCCGCTTGTCCGGGTATTCGTAGTCCCCTCATACCAACTGCGAATGGCTGCGCCATTCTGAGCGTCTTTGACGACCGTAACGTTTTCTGCGCCGAATTCAGCTTCCACGGCAGGTGTGAAGCTCAGCTCGGGCTTCAGGGCGGCCATGTTGGATTGGCCGGAGAGGATGAATAGATGCTTTTCTGCGGCGGAGAGGGCGCCGGAGAGGACTAAAGAAAGTAGAAAGAGCGCGGGTAATTTAGGCATGGTGAAAACGTTAAAACTACAAAAAATCCCCGTGCTCTCGAGCGCGGGGATTTTGAAAAACTTATAACCTGTTGCTTATTTACGGCGGCGAAGCATGACACAAGTCAGGCCGAAGCAACCGGCAATCAGCGCGAAGGAGGAAGGCTCTGGAACGACTGAACCTGTAATCATAAGATTATCGAATGGGTTGGTATTATTTTTAGAGGTATTTACACCAGAGTCGAACACGATGAACCCAAAGGTGACGGACTCTCCGTTGGCAATTGTGACGTCGGGAGCGGCACTAAGGTCTGTGATGTCGAAGTCACCCATATCGTATGAAGCTTCAGAAGTATAGCCATTATAAGCAATGTTGGTAAAACTGGCTACTGCGGTAGTTGTTCCACCTTTGGTGATTTCAA is a window encoding:
- a CDS encoding GxxExxY protein, with the translated sequence MSVENSEYFGPEGYAMIGAAFEVHRELGGGMSEEIYQESFELELGFRSIEFIPKGELQLYYKGHLLEKKYYPDLLVSGEIITELKAVKALNPEHERQLLNYMRITRKAVGYLVNFGPLDKLEWKRYMLKEYIPK
- a CDS encoding glycosyl hydrolase is translated as MKASILFLFALLLGLSTAEASESLRASFQNPPESARAHTWWHWMNGNVTREGITADLEAMAAGHLGGATIFNIAGPHHNSHIPQGEADYLGPVWLDRIEHAANEAERLGLTLGMHNCAGWSTTGGPWVTPELGMQQLVSSERLVEGGQKLEIQLPRPPVTLNFYRDVALFAIPADADSDYRLPKWQAKAAQRATRSNRQPDLSPIPEGASIPYNAIIELTSQLNAEGRLTWEAPAGKWKLIRMGHTPTGMTNRPAPAAGTGLEIDKLRRDAVDLHWNQGIQPILDRLGKKAGPVFNEILIDSYEAGLHHWTPKMRDEFEQRRGYDPGPYLLALTGRAIESGGHTGRFYWDFRRTVADLFNENYYGYMAELCHARGLQFAAEPYTSTFEGMQVGSRADVPMGEFWVNGSYLFSLRMAASIANTTGKKIAGAEAFTASPEIGRWQNHPASLKQVGDLAWTLGINRYILHGWVHQPWLDLVPGMTMGQYGSHFGRTNTWWKPGHEWLAYIQRAQFLLQSGHAVKDVLCFAGNAAPNNSVYRRDLDAAGYGYDSCSTEAFLSLEVENGELVLPSGARYKLLFLRQDGFHTPEFARKLRDLVAAGARVYGPRPSHSPSLKNFPDSEKEVATIGKTLWGDAGSGFGVLNNYGKGYVYDGFPLVEALQAMNVEPQVGLPEGLTWTHRRTESTEIFFISNQSEQMISGEVDFRVNGRVPELWDAESGAQHVPISWRERRGRTYLPLKLAPGKSVFVVFEQEGSPPETDITKIEGPAGTARGSDYHTGQTGTIRFWDKGTYTLYGAKGETTEMRVDAIGPGQTIRGPWKVHFQSGAKTPAATEMDQLFAWEEHDDPAIRYFSGTGHYRTKFQYDGSANEPDKEVWLDLGEVHVIAEVTLNGQALRTLWHPPYRVEVTDALRDGNNTLEVSVSNLWINRLIGDAKFEEDVEWSDKSLKRWPDWLRHPSERPSERSTFATWKHWGPDDALRPSGLVGPVKLREARMVEVRK
- a CDS encoding PEP-CTERM sorting domain-containing protein, translating into MKKQTSLALVLSGFGLFAAIGNANAQASITYSGEQENVDPKTESLPTEPDSFGWRNPTPVKTFDVDGDNIIGTDGYDGRAGTSLPAYITNYNKSGGGNPFGYVDDPTDPTGIDDARSGFYGGTDDRDLFWFQIDGSALDGQTLGVSIMFDTFGSGTQTYFLEQRDGGTGGAVLTAANSGLLTHDDDGYDWAFFEIDGAVAGDWFVLKSVRGTAGRSTFSQVAFDTAAVPEPSTFALLAGLLGLASVMLRRR
- a CDS encoding UvrD-helicase domain-containing protein translates to MSNERQFQHEMLVANAGSGKTYALTTRIIRLLLADVAIDRIAALTFTRKSAGEFLDELLIRLAEAATSEAKLKALARATEQPALTPEDCSRLLRHIIEHFGRLGLGTIDSFFARIARQFPLESGLPEEFAIADNASLASARDRALATSFTRGASGSEGLTAMIDQCRQITRRQGERNVFGTLLRQIESLHQRYLETPHGCIWGDGRAIWSKPPFPQATDLPSAIEDFERTALAENPELSEEAVAILKDNLDALRAIEPGQAWSKDTQKFIEQKISSEPKTNQLRLTRKKTGWLELTDAVRSARKVLLDSLYADALEQSLERARGLYHFVEQYESVYAELVRNAGLISFADITTVLAERAGDADTLDALDWRTQVAYRIDQRFDHWLLDEFQDTSRTQWAILKAFIEEVLMDDAARRSFFYVGDTKQAIYGWRGGEAELFREISDYYDSITEAPPLTDSWRSTQPVIEMVNQVFAEVDTVASELKLPQATVAKWQLGWNEHHVAEPIRERVGYGAWHAVEDDPESEYPPQHEEVLRILEEVDPLERGIECAVLLRKNDDVAALAAYLQSKGLPVAVEGKSNPCTDNLLGSAVLAALRTVAHPGDTLAAAVARGLPCAKSWGIDNLDTFREQSLQSIAEDGFAPTIQKWIELALEHATSSPESRIPHPRSQISNEPFLRERGETLVSAAEAFDIGNANREGIDAFIAHIESLEIQEAESTGAIRIMTVHQAKGLGFDMVVVGGLDRSGRSGTADELVLGPGKENPHWGLLMPRKDIAEQDPLLRALNERITAEAKTNELCSAYVALTRAKRAVYVVSDALEDKSKASHFGRHLQLTLEENWERGDREWFKL
- a CDS encoding sialate O-acetylesterase gives rise to the protein MAAVKSATEGKRYDSVTFIWMQGERDAREGLSEVYAESFRGILDQLKKDLDRSEINFVLGRISDFHMENTKYPHWTKIREIQMAIAESDPRGAWVDTDEMNGGGPGTSGGGLHYNGAGYKALGQRFAEEAIALIKRHRS
- a CDS encoding sialate O-acetylesterase — its product is MPKLSPLVLLSLVLVGSVSAKEKHLFILSGQSNMAALKPELTFTPAVEKAFGAENVTVVKDAQKGAPIRKWYYDYKYPDKREIKGRDLETLGKKYTDLMEAVKNATEGKSYDTVTFIWMQGERDAREGLSEVYAKSFRGILDQLKKDLDRSEINFVLGRISDFDMENAKYPHWTKIREIQMAIAESDPRGAWVDTDEMNGGGPGTSGGGLHYNGAGYKALGQRFAEEAIALIKKH